From Thermomicrobiales bacterium, a single genomic window includes:
- the pheA gene encoding prephenate dehydratase: MRIAFLGPIGTFSEEAAMMVANEGDTLIPFASFPALVSAVEADVADTAVLPIENSIEGSVSGTLDLLIHETALQISREVVVPVRHCLSAAPGASITGIKTVHSHPQALGQCRRFLERCLPNANQTAALSTAGAVEAVVKGGDPTVAGIGTARAAELYGAEILARNIEDNHLNATRFVALSSRDHPQTGNDKTSMAIAVRRNVPGSLFAVLEELSADTIQMTRLESRPAKNVLGEYYFLIDIEGHRLDAPIAAALERMRAKSDIFKVFGSYPAFVDEAATE; this comes from the coding sequence ATGCGGATAGCATTTCTGGGGCCAATCGGAACGTTCAGCGAAGAAGCGGCAATGATGGTCGCGAACGAGGGCGACACACTGATACCGTTTGCATCGTTTCCGGCCCTCGTCTCCGCCGTCGAAGCTGACGTCGCCGACACGGCTGTCCTGCCGATCGAGAACTCGATCGAGGGCTCCGTCTCCGGCACGCTCGATCTGCTGATCCACGAGACGGCACTGCAGATCTCGCGCGAGGTCGTCGTTCCCGTGCGACATTGCCTTTCGGCTGCGCCGGGTGCGTCGATCACCGGGATCAAGACGGTGCATAGCCATCCGCAGGCGCTGGGGCAGTGCCGCCGCTTCCTGGAGCGCTGCCTGCCGAACGCCAACCAGACCGCTGCGCTTTCGACAGCCGGGGCGGTGGAAGCGGTCGTCAAGGGTGGCGATCCGACGGTCGCGGGCATCGGCACCGCGCGTGCGGCAGAACTCTATGGCGCGGAGATTCTGGCGCGGAACATTGAGGACAACCACCTGAACGCCACGCGCTTCGTGGCACTGTCCAGCCGCGACCACCCGCAGACCGGCAACGACAAGACCTCGATGGCCATCGCGGTGCGTCGCAACGTGCCCGGCTCACTCTTCGCCGTGCTGGAGGAGCTGTCCGCCGACACGATCCAGATGACGCGCCTGGAGAGCCGACCGGCCAAGAACGTCCTCGGCGAGTACTACTTCCTGATCGACATCGAGGGCCACCGGCTGGACGCGCCAATCGCGGCGGCGCTGGAGCGCATGCGCGCCAAGAGCGACATCTTCAAGGTGTTCGGCTCGTATCCCGCCTTCGTCGACGAGGCAGCCACCGAGTAG